The genome window ATATGAATGAACGTTTGTTCAACAGCAAAGTTATCTTTTTATCTATGTAAGTTGCGGTCATAGGTAAGGAAATATGAGATTGGTGACTTTATTTATAGAACCTTTCAGAATGCGTATACTCAAAACATCTCAATCTCATTAGTTTAACACAAACCTATCTGGCCTGTTTTCAGTTATATCTAAGTCTGACAGAGAAATTTGTGTGAGATGGTTCAGATTAAGGACATCAGCGGATATTTGGTTCATAACGATGAGAGTGGCCCCTTTGATATCATCGGGGATGTACACGGCTGTTTTGATGAACTAAAAGAACTGCTTGAAAAACTAGGCTATCATATTTTATTTGATGATGCTACTAATAGCTATACTGTCACCCCGCCTGCTAAACATAAAGCTATATTTATTGGAGACTTAGTAGACCGTGGCCCTAAATCTCAGGAAGTATTGCGACTTGTAATGGATATGGTTGATGCCAACCAAGCTTATTGTGTAAGTGGAAACCATGACGATAAATTATACCGCAAACTTATAGGAAGAAATGTGCAGGTACGGCATGGACTGGAACATACAATGGAGCAATTAAGCCATTGTAGTGCTGAATTTATAGCGCGTATCCGTAGTTTTCTAGGGTCGTTACCTCATCATATTTTGCTGGATGATGGCCGCTTGGTAATTGCCCATGCCGGCTTAGCGGAGCACCTGCACGGTAGCCATAATCGTTCGGTTCGGGATCTTTGTTTATATGGACCAACAACCGGAGAATTAGATAAAATGGGTTTGCCTGTACGGCTGGACTGGGCTGCGAATTATACCGGACATGCAATAGTTGTGTACGGTCATACACCTGTTCAGGAACCTAACTGGCGTAACAACACTATTAACATTGACACCGGTTGCGTATTTGGTGGTAAATTAACTTCACTCACTTACCCTGACCATATACTTACTTCTGTTCCGGCTCATAAAGTATATGCTGAACCTGTTCGGCCATTCCTGCAACATAACATTAGTGCCTAAATAGAACTGTTAGCACCGGGTTATAAATAAATTCTGATTTAAGTACACTATTGTATTCTGTCAACGTACCTTAATTATCAGGTATCAAACCTCTTATGATCGGTATTCTGTCAGATAAATCTACATAATTATGGATGAGCTGAAAAACCTGCTGGTAGCCTTAGACCATACCAAAATGGACGAAGTGCTGGTTTGCTATACTGCCTTCTTGTGTTCGCTGATGCCCATAGAAAAGGTTCATTTTGTACATGTGCGCCGGCGTCAGGAAATACCTATGGAAGTTCTAAAGAACCTGAATATAACAGAAAATACCAGTGAACCAGAGTTCCCCATAGAAGAAATGGAGCAGTTGGTGCGTCTTTATATGTCAAGCAATAACAAGGTACGGACAGATGTACAGATTTCAGATGGCTCACCTATAAAAGAACTCCTAAAATTAATTAAAGAAAAAGATATTGACCTGGTTGTTTGTGGTAGAAAGCTTCGGCTTCACGGGAGCGGAATTTTACCGCATAAACTGGTGCACT of Pontibacter deserti contains these proteins:
- a CDS encoding metallophosphoesterase, whose protein sequence is MVQIKDISGYLVHNDESGPFDIIGDVHGCFDELKELLEKLGYHILFDDATNSYTVTPPAKHKAIFIGDLVDRGPKSQEVLRLVMDMVDANQAYCVSGNHDDKLYRKLIGRNVQVRHGLEHTMEQLSHCSAEFIARIRSFLGSLPHHILLDDGRLVIAHAGLAEHLHGSHNRSVRDLCLYGPTTGELDKMGLPVRLDWAANYTGHAIVVYGHTPVQEPNWRNNTINIDTGCVFGGKLTSLTYPDHILTSVPAHKVYAEPVRPFLQHNISA